A single window of Castor canadensis chromosome 3, mCasCan1.hap1v2, whole genome shotgun sequence DNA harbors:
- the Rpl30 gene encoding large ribosomal subunit protein eL30, which produces MVAAKKTKKSLESINSRLQLVMKSGKYVLGYKQTLKMIRQGKAKLVILANNCPALRKSEIEYYAMLAKTGVHHYSGNNIELGTACGKYYRVCTLAIIDPGDSDIIRSMPEQTGEK; this is translated from the exons atggtggcCGCAAAGAAGACG AAAAAGTCCCTGGAGTCGATCAACTCTAGGCTCCAGCTTGTTATGAAAAGTGGGAAGTATGTGCTGGGGTACAAGCAGACTCTGAAGATGATCAGACAGGGCAAAGCGAAGTTGgtcatcctcgccaacaactgCCCGGCCTTGAG GAAATCTGAAATAGAATACTATGCTATGTTGGCCAAAACTGGAGTCCATCACTACAGTGGCAATAATATTGAATTGGGCACAGCATGTGGAAAATACTACAGAGTATGCACACTGGCTATCATTGATCCAG gtGATTCCGATATAATTAGAAGCATGCCAGAACAGACTGGAGAGAAGTAA